The Vicia villosa cultivar HV-30 ecotype Madison, WI unplaced genomic scaffold, Vvil1.0 ctg.000470F_1_1, whole genome shotgun sequence genomic interval ACTATTGGCATCTAGGGCTTACACCGTCAATCTCCCACTAGCACTAGATCCCATCAGGCATACACCTAATACCCATAGATCTAGTATGGCCATCATACTCTGAATATCTTCACATCTCATATATCTATTATCTCTCGAATGAGGTGATATTGCCTAAATATGCGACTTACTATATGTTTAAGTATGCGAAAATTTGTACTCGTGTAATGTGTATACTATTGTACTATGTTTCAATACCCGTATTAACCGTCTGAAGGGGATAATTATAGACTTATCTTGTTTGGATTGCTACATATTGAATATTTAAAATCATAGTATTTAAgtcaaaaaaattaaatgacGTGGAATAAATTCATAAATTTCATTTCAAGGTAGATAACTAgctgaatatttttaaataatatttggatTGAAAAATCTTATTGAATGGAAAATAGAATAAAGTGTGGCAAGatgataaatttgaaaaaaactaatatataaaatttacaatATTTAATAAAGGCCTATCAAGTGAATAGTTTAATTTAGTATGTACCTTTCATATAATAAACATCGTGTTAAAGTCCTTATATGaattaattttcaaataaatttagAGCATTCAACTTGTGTGGTCtatgttttatttatattccACTAGTGTAGTCTATATTTTTCGTTCCCCTAATATTCTCTTCAAagtaactttaattaaaataatatgtacATATTAGTTCACAAAATAATAATTACATGGTAAATTTTATTCACTATGGGACAAGCCTTAGTGATTTATTCAAAACATAATTGTGACAGGTAAATATACGCACTATaaagttatatatataattaaaagtaaGAATTACCATCTCCAATCTATTTATCTCTCTTTTATATGAATATAGTTTATTCTCTCTCTCACTCTACTTAATTCAGAAATCACAAAATAGATTAGAAGATAAGTTGTCGAGTGAACGATAACTTAATGTTAAATATGGTGGTGGTGTAAATTGGGACTCTCTAGTCTCAATCATGCAATGCAATGATTATTCTAAGGTTGAAAGGAATTCGGGTAGTTTGGATTATGACCTCTTAGACTTAATTTTGCAGTGAGATGGACACTCGTTGGATGTAAGGAATTGTCGTGGTGTGGATTAggacctcctggactcaatcttgcaatTCCATGAACGTTTCTAGTTTTCAAGAAATCATGGTGGTGTGAATCTggacctcctggactcaatcTTTCAATGCGATGAACATTCCCCGTTTGTAAGGAAACATGGTGGTGTGGATCTGGACCTTctggactcaatcttgcaatGTGATGAACATTCCTCGTTTGTAAGGAAAGATGGTGATGTGGATCGGGACCTCCTGGACTCAATTTTGCAATGTGATCGACACTCGTTGGATTTAAGGAATTGTCATGGTGTGGATTAggacctcctggactcaatcttgcaatTTCATGAACATTTCTAGTTTGCAAGAAATCATGGTGGTGTGAATCTggacctcctggactcaatcTTTCAATGTGATGAACATTCCCCGTTGGTAAGGAAACATGGTGGTGTGGATCTGGACCTTctggactcaatcttgcaatGTGATGAACATTCCTCGTTTGTAAGGAAAGATGGTGATGTGGATCGGGACCTCCTGGACTCAATTTTGCAATGTGATGATCACTTTTTGGCTGTAAGGAATTGTCGTGGTGTGGATTAGGTCCTTctggactcaatcttgcaatGCGATGAACACTCCTCGTTTGTAAGGAAACTTGGTGATCAATATGATCCTTAATATCAATAAAGCGATGAGTTGCTTTGGAATTTCCCATCAACAATGCTAAAAGAGATACTTCGATAAGCATTATTGAAAAGAACATGTTTAGCAAATTTGCCATCGCTAAAATATTAAAGACTACAATGTTGatacacacaaacacacaaaatgtATTAGGAAAACATAAtgagaaaatataaattatatatatgagCAACAGTTTTTTTGTTTGAACGGCATGCTAATTGCAAACATTAATTTGAATGTCTATAACAAGTAATTTTTACTCAACAACTTaattattgttttgaaaataaaactattACTTTAAAATAGAACTATTTGTTATGTATTTGGCAAAAAATTATTAAGTATGAGTAATAAATTACTTAATTTCTCAACAATCACACTATTGTTGGGAAAACCTTcttattcaacaacaacaactagtTTTAGtggttgaaatttgatttgttttttttaattattttactatatttaagAAAGAGTTGTATCAACAACAAATTTTGTTGCtggtaataaaataattttggaaaaatcataatatATATAGATTGATAAacgatatataaaaaaatattttgaaattttcaatttcaatcaccaGATGGGGCATTTCCTTATACTTTTGGAAAAATAtattacaattaattaaatatagtaaaatatattaaaactaaCTCCTTTACtctttttaataaatatagttgTATATAAAATAAACTTACATCTTATGTTTGGTGAACTATATGGACTAATTTTTTTGGCACTAAGTGTAAAAGAAACTTTAAATTCTAAAACCTAATTAGTTAAGATGGATTCATCTATTCTAaacaatttaaattcaatttagttGTAGAGTTCTCAAGTTGCCCCTTCTCATTCAAAAATCCAGTGAGTTGTAGACAACCCGTTTCCCAAAATTACCTCTCGAAAGGTATAAACATCTTCTAATCCAAATGGCTTCTATCGTTAGCTCACTTTCTTAAAATAAATCTATGTAAGACTCCTCGAGTACATTTATTCCCAGAGATATATTCCTTTTCAAAGCTATCAACTCTTATGGTATATGTCTTTTTTATTTACCGCATTGGTAGTCCATGTATTTTGATCCCCTCATTCctcttaatataaatttttatgacaagcaaatatgggatagttcatataataATAGATTACATGGAAAGTTATATTTACTACAGAGAGAATTGGTGATACTTTCAAAACGTAATTGTGACAAGTGAATATAAGAATTATcactttatatttattattcaaagTGTAATACCCCGAATAATATGCGTATAGAATGGTATTATTCGACATTTTATATCTGGTACTGAGTACAACCAAAAGTGTCTAGATGACATCCAATACATGTATGATAAAAGATACAATCATAGTACATATACAACATAAATCATGGAATAAAATACTAGAATAGGCTAgacagcaaaaacaaaacaaaaaaatagataaCAAGATCTTTAAATCCTTCATGTCATCTTTCCTTTTCATCAGTAATTCACCTAATTACCACAAATATTAAACATAGGGTGAGATATAACTATTTCAGTGCAGTTCTAACTACACCGTATGTCTTCTTGGTCATGGTGCTCTCATGTTCTACTCTATTAATAATGTTTCTTTCTCAACCTTCCATATTCTACAATCATAAAAGAACGTGGATCGAGATCCAATTGATCTCATATGGTGTGTGAATATCAACACTCGGGTCAAACGACCCATGTCTACCTCTGGATATGGATAGTTACGTGGGACATCTTTCTTGGGCCACAACTCTTCACATAAGTTTGGACACAGATCACAGACTCCCTAGTACACAAATAATGTCTTTCTCCCACCAACACTTTTCACATAATTCCGGACACCGCTCAGAGACTACAACCTTCATATGGACCATACTCCCATTATTGGTAACAAAATCTTAGGCATCCATAAAGAGCCTCGATATCCCCCAAAATTGTACATGGTTTGTTTCCATTGAAACCTAACATTCAAAACATATACCAACTAGGAGTATGGTTGTGTTTCCGAATAACTCAATACGATGGGATTTATATCACCCTAGGGTTTTCTCACCAAATGTATTATCTTTTTTTAACTTACTAAAAAATTATCAAGGCATCATCATGATTCATGATTTAACTATCTTAATCAGTTAGCCTATATGAATTTCAAATTAAATCCACCAAGGGTGGTAACCGCTTACGGGCAGAGAGTAACCAGTTATAGGTCGGTTAAAACTCAAAAATTTGCTAGTTTTTCATGTTTTCTCAAATCTGAATCCATTTAAGTCATGTACTAACATAAAGTGAACACTGACAACATATCACACAGCAGATGCATCATAATTTCGCACGCATTCATAAAAATCAACAATCAATTCatgatttgtaatcaagaaaagaaataaattcaaCTTAGTATACCCCAACCTATCATGAATTTATCTTAAATAATGAGTGGTATCTAGCTACACATCATTGCTACCCAAGTCACGAAAATATCATGTGATCTAACAAAACCTTTCGTGATAATGTTTGTGTAAAAAATTACCCTTTTGCACTcatgtctatattgaacacaGGGCATAGACCATGTCACCCTTGTCCAATTCAATATTGGGCCCTTAGACATTTATTCTATTACGCGGGATGAGAAAGTTCtatctaggtcactcatgtcccttAGCATGATTTGTGGAGTGCCCGTGAACTATGTTAACGGCCATCCAATTACGGTTAATAtttgatcaataaaaaaaatactcgACTCCTACATCTATATATGGTTCGTAGTGGATTCATGTCGAAGGGTTGTATACACCACTGTCtccatgagaataacttatgacactttgcaTAAATTTCTATGTAGAATTCTCTTAGCGAgtcaatccagtataaatattactcctaatattcaTACCTATGTGAAGACTTGATTACTCTTTATCCATAATCCATGAGATCTGATCGTCAGTCTATCCATACAATAGTCTCAATGATTTAATATTTTCCCACTTCACAGTAAAGCACGACTAGAGATAATTTGAGAATACTGTCCTTATGTTTCATGGGATCTCATGATTATGTcgcacttaacatttcattaaacagaatagctattctagggactttattattttggaaaaacaaacataataaagaaatgtcttttattattaatatatgattTGATACAAGTACAAAAACTATTGGCATCTAGGGCTTACACCGTCAATCTCCCACTAGCACTAGATCCCATCAGGCATACACCTAATACCCATAGATCTAGTATGGCCATCATACTCTGAATATCTTCACATCTCATATATCTATTATCTCTCGAATGAGGTGATATTGCCTAAATATGCGACTTACTATATGTTTAAGTATGCGAAAATTTGTACTCGTGTAATGTGTATACTATTGTACTATGTTTCAATACCCGTATTAACCGTCTGAAGGGGATAATTATAGACTTATCTTGTTTGGATTGCTACATATTGAATATTTAAAATCATAGTATTtaagtcaaaaaaaattaaatgacgtGGAATAAATTCATAAATTTCATTTCAAGGTAGATAACTAgctgaatatttttaaataatatttggattaaaaaatcttattgaaTGGAAAATAGAATAAAGTGTGGCAAGatgataaatttgaaaaaaataatatataaaatttacaatATTTAATAAAGGCCTATCAAGTGACTAGTTTAATTTAGTATGTACCTTTCATATAATAAACATCGTGTTACAGTccttttatgaattaattttcaaagaaatttagagCATTCAACTTGTGTGGTCtatgttttatttatattccACTAGTGTAGTCTATATTTTTCGTTCCCCTAATATTCTCTTCAAagtaactttaattaaaataatatgtacATATTAGTTCACAAAATAATAATTACTTGGTAAATTTTATTCACTATGGGACAAGCCTTAGTGATTTATTCAAAACATAATTGTGACAGGTAAATATACGCACTATaaagttatatatataattaaaagtaaCAATTACCATCTCCAATCTATTTATCTCTCTTTTATATGAATATAGTTTATTCTCTCTCTCACTCTACTTAATTCAGAAATCACAAAATACATTAGAAGATAAGTTGTCGAGTGAACGATAACTTAATGTTAAATATGGTGGTGGTGTAAATTGGGACTCTCTAGTCTCAATCATGCAATGCAATGATTATTCTAAGGTTGAAAGGAATTCGGGTAGTTTGGATTATGACCTCTTAGACTTAATTTTGCAGTGAGATGGACACTCGTTGGATGTAAGGA includes:
- the LOC131628667 gene encoding uncharacterized protein LOC131628667; the protein is MANLLNMFFSIMLIEVSLLALLMGNSKATHRFIDIKDHIDHQVSLQTRSVHRIARLSPEGPNPHHDNSLQPKSDHHIAKLSPGGPDPHHHLSLQTRNVHHIARLSPEGPDPHHHVSLPTGNVHHIERLSPGGPDSHHHDFLQTRNVHEIARLSPGGPNPHHDNSLNPTSVDHIAKLSPGGPDPHHHLSLQTRNVHHIARLSPEGPDPHHHVSLQTGNVHRIERLSPGGPDSHHHDFLKTRNVHGIARLSPGGPNPHHDNSLHPTSVHLTAKLSLRGHNPNYPNSFQP